The proteins below come from a single Chryseobacterium sp. MA9 genomic window:
- a CDS encoding alpha/beta fold hydrolase has protein sequence MKKNFGFFLLFWFFLGYSQEKTIVSDWTSFTQAVNIENKQNWNFRVTAKIRKDNQDNGSNCGLWCRIDNKDQSVGFFENQYYGIKVTNEWKTYEIKGIINSSAQTMNIGAFAQNNGDFYFDDFKLEINDGKSKKWIEIPLENSGFEKDITASNGWFEGIRSQKVTHVKYFTIGTSDYKSFNGNKSLLIKGRDIIGTMPDGKFMEVNGIKLYYEVYGEGEPVLMLHGNGQSISAFMNQKDTFAKKYKVIIVDCRERGKSTYDKTKELTFDIQTEDLKQFLEKLNIKKTKILGWSDGGILALSMAMKYPQMVDKIACSGANIFPEGTKDDELKSMKEMLVNLTKENKDHKNDVMIDLLNLDLKYPNWKYEDLNKIQCPSLIIAGDKDLIKTEHTVKIAESIPRGQLAIIPNASHYVPEEKPELFNELVIDFFENK, from the coding sequence ATGAAAAAAAATTTCGGTTTCTTTCTTTTATTCTGGTTCTTTTTAGGATATAGCCAGGAAAAAACGATTGTTTCTGACTGGACTTCATTTACACAAGCTGTCAATATAGAGAATAAACAAAACTGGAACTTCCGCGTCACTGCAAAAATCAGGAAAGACAATCAGGATAATGGTTCCAATTGCGGACTATGGTGCAGAATAGACAATAAAGATCAGTCTGTCGGCTTTTTTGAAAATCAATATTACGGAATCAAAGTAACCAATGAATGGAAAACGTATGAAATAAAAGGCATCATCAACTCCTCTGCGCAGACCATGAATATCGGCGCGTTTGCACAAAACAACGGAGATTTTTATTTTGACGATTTTAAGCTGGAAATCAATGACGGAAAATCTAAAAAATGGATTGAAATCCCTTTGGAAAACTCAGGTTTTGAGAAAGATATTACAGCATCTAACGGTTGGTTTGAAGGAATCCGTTCTCAGAAAGTAACGCACGTAAAATACTTTACGATTGGAACTTCAGATTATAAGTCATTTAATGGTAATAAGTCATTGCTGATCAAAGGACGTGACATTATCGGCACAATGCCAGATGGAAAATTTATGGAAGTTAATGGTATCAAACTATATTACGAAGTTTATGGAGAAGGAGAACCTGTACTTATGCTTCACGGTAATGGCCAATCCATCAGCGCCTTTATGAACCAGAAAGATACGTTTGCAAAAAAATACAAAGTTATAATCGTAGATTGCCGTGAACGAGGAAAATCTACTTACGACAAGACGAAGGAACTTACTTTTGATATTCAGACAGAGGATCTTAAGCAGTTTTTAGAGAAACTCAACATTAAAAAAACAAAGATTCTGGGCTGGAGTGACGGCGGAATTCTTGCCCTGTCTATGGCCATGAAGTACCCTCAGATGGTGGATAAAATTGCCTGCTCAGGAGCCAATATTTTTCCGGAGGGAACCAAAGATGATGAGTTAAAATCTATGAAAGAAATGCTTGTTAACCTTACAAAAGAAAATAAAGACCATAAAAATGATGTCATGATAGATCTTTTAAATCTGGACTTGAAATATCCGAACTGGAAGTATGAAGATCTGAATAAAATTCAATGCCCATCATTAATCATTGCCGGTGATAAAGACCTTATAAAAACAGAACATACGGTAAAAATAGCTGAATCTATTCCGCGAGGGCAGCTGGCTATTATTCCGAATGCAAGCCATTATGTTCCTGAAGAAAAACCGGAATTGTTCAATGAACTAGTCATCGATTTCTTTGAAAATAAATAA
- a CDS encoding NAD(P)/FAD-dependent oxidoreductase: protein MKQIIIIGGGAAGFFCASNLDEKKYTITILEQNSDVLQKVKISGGGRCNVTHACFDPRELVQFYPRGNKELLSVFSKFQPGDTMEWFDQRNVPLKIENDNRTFPESNSSQTIINAFLNETQKKNVSVKTKCTVKEIEKQDEKYIVKTNSGDFEADYIVYTTGSSPKSLKMVENLGHKIVDLVPSLFTFNIKDELLKDLPGTSFENAGISIPKLKTEESGPLLITHWGLSGPAVLKISAWEAISLAKLKYNFEIEVNFISIEMDEAEEIFNNFKQSNPKKNIGQSKIFDITNRFWQKILEISKVDLNKQVANISGKEMQKVLENLCQKKFQVTGKSTFKDEFVTAGGVDLKEINFKNMSSKLLPNFYIAGEVLNIDAVTGGFNFQACWSEGWLIAQDLNAL, encoded by the coding sequence ATGAAACAGATCATTATTATCGGAGGCGGTGCTGCAGGCTTTTTCTGCGCATCCAATCTTGACGAAAAGAAATATACAATTACGATTTTAGAACAGAACTCGGATGTCCTTCAGAAAGTTAAAATTTCCGGAGGCGGACGTTGTAATGTCACCCACGCATGCTTTGACCCCAGAGAACTTGTTCAGTTTTATCCTCGTGGAAACAAGGAGCTGTTAAGTGTTTTCAGCAAATTTCAGCCTGGGGATACAATGGAATGGTTTGATCAGCGTAATGTTCCGCTGAAAATTGAAAATGACAACAGAACTTTTCCTGAAAGCAACTCTTCTCAGACTATCATTAATGCTTTTCTGAATGAAACCCAAAAGAAAAATGTATCTGTAAAAACAAAATGTACGGTAAAAGAGATTGAAAAGCAGGATGAAAAATATATTGTAAAAACCAATTCAGGGGATTTTGAGGCAGATTATATTGTTTATACTACCGGAAGCTCTCCAAAATCTTTAAAAATGGTTGAAAATCTGGGCCATAAGATTGTAGACCTTGTCCCTTCCCTTTTTACTTTTAATATTAAAGATGAATTGCTGAAAGATCTTCCGGGAACAAGCTTTGAAAACGCAGGAATTTCAATTCCGAAGCTGAAAACCGAGGAGAGCGGGCCGCTGCTTATTACCCACTGGGGACTTTCCGGACCTGCTGTTTTAAAAATTTCCGCATGGGAGGCCATAAGTCTGGCAAAACTCAAATATAACTTTGAAATTGAAGTTAATTTTATTTCGATAGAAATGGATGAGGCGGAAGAAATTTTTAATAATTTCAAACAAAGCAATCCTAAAAAAAACATCGGCCAGTCAAAGATCTTCGATATTACTAACAGATTCTGGCAGAAAATTTTAGAGATTTCAAAGGTTGACCTTAATAAACAGGTTGCGAATATTTCCGGAAAAGAAATGCAAAAAGTTCTGGAAAATCTTTGTCAAAAAAAGTTTCAGGTGACTGGAAAATCAACTTTTAAAGATGAATTCGTAACGGCCGGAGGTGTTGATTTAAAAGAAATTAACTTTAAAAACATGTCTTCAAAACTACTTCCTAATTTCTATATTGCCGGTGAAGTTTTAAATATAGACGCTGTGACTGGCGGTTTCAATTTTCAGGCATGCTGGAGTGAAGGATGGCTTATCGCACAGGATCTCAATGCCTTATAA
- a CDS encoding thioesterase family protein, with protein MIFYHKFEVRWSDLDANKHLANSSYVQYCAQARMAFMTKEKMGVTQLSRWGIGPVILHERYSFFKEIYADQTVIVSVEIDGCSEDSSIYRFLHKFYTPDGVHCATSEATGVWIDMMLRKMTTPPDDVVEAMNKYKSPETVVLSKEDFKKLPFHPSNIDPAEFIK; from the coding sequence ATGATTTTCTACCATAAATTTGAAGTGCGATGGAGCGATCTTGATGCTAATAAGCACTTAGCCAATTCATCATATGTACAGTATTGTGCGCAAGCCAGAATGGCTTTTATGACTAAAGAGAAAATGGGAGTAACCCAGCTAAGCAGATGGGGAATTGGTCCTGTAATTCTGCACGAAAGATATTCTTTCTTTAAAGAGATCTATGCAGATCAAACCGTAATCGTAAGTGTGGAAATAGACGGATGCTCGGAAGATTCTTCCATTTACCGTTTCCTGCACAAATTCTATACACCTGATGGAGTGCACTGTGCCACTTCAGAAGCTACAGGAGTATGGATTGATATGATGCTTAGAAAAATGACCACTCCGCCGGATGATGTAGTGGAAGCAATGAATAAGTATAAGAGCCCGGAAACTGTTGTACTGTCGAAAGAAGACTTTAAAAAACTTCCTTTCCATCCAAGCAATATTGACCCGGCAGAATTTATTAAATAA
- the thiL gene encoding thiamine-phosphate kinase, whose protein sequence is MFEDKSQELTPISKLGEFGLIKHLTEHFPLSNESSELGVGDDAAVINPDNKKVVLTTDVLAEGVHFNLGYVPLKHLGYKAVVVNLSDIAAMNATPTQILVSLAVSNRFPVEALEEIYSGIQAACGRYKVDLIGGDTTSSNSGLVMSITAVGIENEENIVKRSGAKPNDLLVVTGDLGGAYMGLQILEREHAVYLADPNMQPEMEGYDYILERQLKPEARTDVKTILEELDIKPTSMIDISDGLASEILHLSDQSNVGFRLYEEKIPLDNLTISTADEMNLNPVMTALSGGEDYELLFTISANDFDKIKNHPDFTIIGHAVEKEEGNFMVARGSNQLVALTAQGWDAFLNQ, encoded by the coding sequence ATGTTTGAAGATAAATCACAGGAGCTGACGCCCATTTCAAAATTAGGAGAATTCGGTCTTATTAAGCATTTGACAGAACATTTTCCGCTATCCAATGAATCTTCGGAACTTGGAGTAGGAGATGATGCGGCAGTGATCAATCCTGATAATAAAAAAGTTGTTCTTACAACAGATGTACTGGCGGAAGGAGTGCACTTCAATCTGGGGTATGTGCCGTTGAAGCACTTAGGATATAAAGCTGTAGTAGTAAACCTTAGTGATATTGCAGCTATGAATGCAACTCCTACGCAGATATTGGTATCCCTTGCGGTTTCCAACCGTTTTCCGGTGGAAGCTTTAGAAGAAATCTATTCCGGAATTCAGGCTGCTTGTGGAAGATACAAGGTTGATCTGATCGGAGGAGATACTACAAGTTCCAATTCAGGGCTGGTAATGAGTATTACCGCTGTAGGGATTGAAAATGAAGAAAATATCGTAAAAAGAAGCGGAGCAAAACCGAATGATCTTCTTGTGGTAACCGGAGATTTAGGTGGAGCATACATGGGATTACAGATTCTGGAAAGAGAACATGCGGTGTACCTTGCAGACCCGAATATGCAGCCGGAAATGGAAGGCTACGACTATATCCTGGAAAGACAGCTGAAACCTGAAGCACGAACAGACGTTAAAACGATTTTAGAAGAACTGGATATAAAGCCGACCTCTATGATCGATATTTCAGATGGTCTGGCTTCTGAAATTCTTCATCTTTCAGATCAGTCAAACGTAGGGTTCAGATTGTACGAGGAAAAAATTCCGTTAGACAATCTTACGATCTCTACCGCAGATGAAATGAATTTGAATCCGGTAATGACTGCTTTAAGTGGTGGTGAAGATTATGAACTTTTGTTCACCATTTCAGCAAACGATTTTGATAAAATTAAAAATCACCCGGACTTTACCATTATAGGGCATGCTGTAGAAAAAGAAGAAGGAAACTTTATGGTAGCAAGAGGATCTAACCAGCTGGTAGCACTTACTGCTCAGGGTTGGGATGCTTTTTTAAATCAATAA
- a CDS encoding helix-turn-helix domain-containing protein has translation MITPEKEIPVHHLTSEKFQMSTLSAAGPENFHDVHRHNFFEIIWFREVYENSRLELDFESYKLENNQICIIAPGQAFNMKLEGEEGYAMAISREIFNEACDIESVLTGGELPFFLNPKNEKTCSTIISLIEQEYKTSSRTELLKAYLKAFCIIIGEQINPQEPLLNDRQRIQELVGLIEKHYIVHKETVFYADQLKISTHHLNDIVRLLRGTTVKKMISQRLILEAKRELSFGALTVKEIAFKLGFNDASYFSRFFKKQTSQNPDSFKNNEKK, from the coding sequence ATGATTACACCAGAAAAAGAAATCCCGGTTCATCATCTGACTTCTGAAAAATTTCAGATGAGTACTCTGAGTGCGGCAGGCCCTGAAAATTTTCATGATGTTCACCGGCATAATTTTTTTGAAATTATCTGGTTCAGAGAGGTGTATGAAAACAGCCGTTTAGAGCTGGACTTTGAAAGCTACAAACTTGAGAACAATCAAATCTGTATTATTGCACCAGGACAGGCATTCAATATGAAACTGGAAGGAGAGGAAGGATATGCAATGGCAATAAGCAGGGAAATTTTCAACGAAGCATGTGATATAGAATCGGTACTCACAGGAGGAGAACTCCCCTTTTTTTTAAATCCGAAAAATGAAAAAACCTGCAGTACAATTATATCACTGATTGAGCAGGAATATAAAACATCATCAAGAACGGAGCTCTTAAAGGCATATCTGAAAGCATTTTGTATCATCATCGGAGAGCAAATCAACCCTCAGGAACCTTTATTGAATGACCGCCAACGCATTCAGGAACTGGTGGGGCTTATTGAGAAGCATTATATAGTGCATAAAGAAACAGTTTTCTACGCAGATCAATTAAAGATAAGTACCCATCATCTTAATGATATTGTGCGCCTTTTGAGAGGAACAACAGTAAAAAAAATGATTTCCCAGCGTCTTATCCTGGAAGCCAAAAGAGAGCTTAGCTTTGGAGCTCTCACGGTAAAGGAAATTGCTTTTAAACTAGGTTTTAATGATGCTTCATATTTTTCAAGGTTTTTTAAGAAACAGACCAGCCAAAATCCCGACAGTTTTAAGAATAATGAAAAAAAATAA
- a CDS encoding multidrug effflux MFS transporter produces MKKNLNIVVFILALLNTLESLSIDLYLPAFPSMAKIFNTDIGHIQISISVFFAGFAFGQLLWGPLSDKKGRKPMLYCGLLLFIIGATAIYFTSDIYVLWAMRFLQAFGGSAGIVIGRAIIIDLYDKQKSVTIFSQQSQISGIAPIVAPLLGSVFLKFWGWNSSFAFLCIMGLITLFMVYKYVPETNNRINLPDEELMNEKGLKDQLKMIISNRDFINSTMVGSIAFASLIIYISNAPFLFMEIHGFSSSVFSFIFAFNSLALITAAYITPKLIKRISNSALLFMATIVLLVVCSLHILIAAENVSVALEIAMLYLSLLAIGILFPITSAHALSPFKEGRGTAAALLGFMQLMVTFLMSALLGFLEADSIIPMVVTRSAMALIAVWFGYRIFKTQKKESLNTSSNPETHPLI; encoded by the coding sequence ATGAAGAAGAATTTGAATATTGTAGTGTTTATTTTAGCACTGCTCAACACATTGGAGTCGCTAAGTATAGATCTTTATCTTCCCGCTTTCCCAAGTATGGCTAAAATCTTTAATACCGATATCGGCCATATCCAGATATCCATTTCGGTGTTCTTTGCCGGATTTGCTTTCGGGCAATTATTATGGGGCCCTTTATCAGACAAAAAAGGAAGAAAACCTATGCTGTATTGCGGGCTTTTACTTTTTATTATAGGTGCTACAGCCATCTATTTTACCTCAGATATTTATGTTTTATGGGCAATGCGTTTCTTGCAGGCGTTCGGAGGAAGTGCCGGAATTGTTATCGGTAGGGCAATCATTATTGATCTCTACGATAAACAGAAATCGGTAACAATCTTTTCCCAGCAGTCTCAGATCAGTGGCATCGCTCCCATTGTAGCTCCATTATTGGGAAGTGTTTTTCTTAAATTCTGGGGCTGGAACAGTTCTTTTGCCTTTTTATGCATTATGGGGCTGATAACGCTTTTCATGGTATACAAATATGTACCGGAAACCAATAACAGAATCAATCTTCCGGATGAGGAACTGATGAATGAAAAAGGATTAAAAGATCAGTTGAAAATGATTATTTCCAACAGAGATTTTATCAACAGTACGATGGTAGGAAGTATTGCGTTTGCTTCCCTTATTATCTACATCTCGAATGCCCCGTTTTTATTCATGGAAATCCATGGTTTCTCAAGCAGCGTGTTCAGTTTTATATTTGCTTTTAACTCCCTGGCATTAATAACGGCAGCTTATATCACGCCTAAACTGATCAAAAGGATAAGCAATTCAGCACTTTTATTTATGGCTACCATTGTATTACTGGTTGTATGTTCCCTTCATATTCTGATTGCTGCTGAAAATGTTTCTGTAGCCTTGGAAATTGCAATGCTTTATCTTTCATTACTGGCTATTGGTATCTTGTTTCCTATTACATCCGCCCATGCGCTGTCTCCGTTTAAAGAAGGAAGAGGAACAGCAGCGGCTTTATTGGGTTTTATGCAGTTGATGGTTACATTTTTAATGTCGGCATTACTGGGGTTTTTAGAAGCAGATTCTATAATTCCAATGGTGGTAACACGGTCTGCAATGGCGTTGATTGCCGTATGGTTCGGGTATCGTATTTTTAAAACTCAAAAAAAAGAAAGTTTAAATACCAGTTCTAATCCGGAAACTCATCCTCTTATTTGA
- a CDS encoding DUF6268 family outer membrane beta-barrel protein: MKRTLSTVLCCLLPLGYWVSAQSGISAELKTEYIPGSNYIRPEDSTKTNSKSDFKRIDLNLSIPLSVKKDTDGKVRSWSMLLSGSYAKMTHKNYETQLFPDQMLNAQVGIQHLRPLGKKWSMMMTASVGVYTDLERVSFDDVLGQGGLLFIRHFNPNLSLGGGPVLTTAFGVPMILPWIYFDWKTNGKIKFNINFPQGMEAGYLFSDKFALKAVVDLNGMTVERNVGGKSMLLGYQQITAGLRPELKINDRLTLRLTGGTAILRSFNENDRKIKSIFRDKKIADPRFASTFYAAVSLRWNLP; encoded by the coding sequence ATGAAAAGAACCCTTTCGACGGTTTTATGCTGTTTATTGCCATTAGGATATTGGGTAAGTGCACAATCCGGAATCTCTGCAGAACTGAAAACAGAATATATTCCGGGCTCAAACTATATTCGCCCTGAAGACAGTACAAAGACGAATTCCAAAAGTGATTTTAAAAGAATAGATCTTAACCTGAGTATTCCGTTATCCGTAAAAAAAGATACTGACGGGAAAGTAAGGTCGTGGTCTATGCTGTTGAGCGGATCTTACGCAAAGATGACACACAAAAATTACGAAACCCAGTTATTTCCGGATCAGATGCTGAACGCGCAGGTCGGGATACAGCATCTGAGACCTTTAGGCAAAAAGTGGAGTATGATGATGACTGCATCTGTGGGAGTGTATACAGACCTTGAAAGAGTAAGTTTTGATGATGTACTGGGGCAGGGAGGACTTTTATTTATCAGACATTTTAATCCTAATCTTTCGTTAGGTGGAGGACCTGTCCTTACCACTGCTTTTGGAGTTCCTATGATTTTACCATGGATTTATTTTGACTGGAAGACGAACGGAAAAATTAAATTCAACATCAATTTCCCACAGGGGATGGAAGCCGGTTATCTGTTTTCAGACAAATTTGCTTTAAAAGCCGTTGTAGATCTCAATGGGATGACGGTAGAGAGAAATGTAGGCGGAAAATCTATGCTGCTTGGCTACCAGCAGATTACTGCGGGACTCAGGCCAGAATTGAAAATCAATGACAGGCTTACGTTACGTCTCACAGGTGGAACGGCAATACTGAGAAGCTTCAACGAAAATGACCGTAAGATCAAAAGTATTTTCAGAGATAAAAAAATAGCGGATCCAAGATTTGCAAGTACATTCTACGCTGCAGTATCATTACGCTGGAATCTGCCATAA
- a CDS encoding LytTR family DNA-binding domain-containing protein: MSSNIPKMKCLIIDDEPLARFHLKELAGQIDFLSVEGTCATALEADTKVKESEIDLLFLDINMPYLTGLEFLEQLENPPLCILTTAYSEYALEGFRLQVVDYLLKPIAFNRFYQAVNKAQQQFIISEKLKKNTSLDDPFLYVRQSDSFIKVSWVDILYIESMQNYTRLHFKDRSLTIHQTMKAIEESLPSDHFFRIHKSYLINITHIDMISGGRLFINKIELPISRTRKEELLNQVVYKKLISK; encoded by the coding sequence ATGAGCTCTAATATTCCTAAAATGAAATGCCTGATTATAGATGATGAACCTCTGGCAAGATTCCATCTTAAGGAACTGGCCGGTCAAATTGATTTTTTATCTGTTGAAGGAACGTGTGCTACAGCACTGGAAGCAGATACCAAAGTAAAAGAGAGCGAAATAGATCTTCTTTTCCTTGATATCAATATGCCTTATCTTACCGGTCTGGAATTTCTGGAACAGCTGGAAAATCCACCTTTGTGCATTCTTACCACAGCTTATTCTGAATATGCCCTGGAGGGATTTCGTTTGCAGGTAGTGGATTATCTTTTAAAACCCATTGCTTTTAACCGTTTTTATCAGGCAGTAAATAAGGCACAGCAACAGTTTATCATCAGTGAGAAATTGAAAAAGAATACTTCTCTGGACGACCCTTTCTTGTATGTAAGACAGTCCGATTCTTTTATTAAGGTTTCGTGGGTAGATATTTTATACATTGAAAGTATGCAGAATTACACCAGGCTTCATTTTAAGGACAGATCTCTGACTATTCATCAGACGATGAAAGCCATTGAGGAATCTCTTCCTTCAGATCATTTTTTCAGGATTCACAAGTCTTACCTCATCAATATCACCCATATTGATATGATCTCGGGAGGGCGTCTTTTCATTAATAAAATTGAGCTTCCGATTTCCCGTACCCGAAAAGAAGAATTGCTTAATCAGGTGGTGTATAAGAAATTAATAAGTAAGTAG